ACCATTACGCTCGAACACTTTGCAACTTCGCTTCACCAGCGAAAATCATTGCCCGACCGATCGGTGCTGATCACGTTCGACGATGCTTACCTCAACAACCTGACTCACGCGCTACCGATTCTGCAACGGTTTGGAATGAGTGCCGTGCTGTTTGTGCCAACGGCTTTTGTTGGCCGCTGCAACGAATGGGACGGCTGCACCGATCCGCTCATGAGCATCGACCAGCTCCGGCAATTACTTCCTACGTTTGAACTGGCGTTGCATTCACACCGGCATTTAAATTACAAACACCAAACTGCTGCGGTTATTCAGGCGGATTTGACGGAAAACATAGCGGCTTTCGATGCCCTCCACCTGCCCTACACCCGGGCTTTCGCCTACCCGTATGGGGGTCGCCCGAAAGACGCAGCTACCAAACAGGCCATGCAGCAGGCAATGGAGCAGTTACGCATCGAAATGGCCTTCCGGATCGGCAACCGCCTGAACCGTTTGCCGACGAGCAACCGCTTCGAACTGCAACGGCTGGACATTCGCGGTACCGATTCCATGGCTCAATTTGCGCGGAAAGTACGGTTTGGCAAACTACTCTAACGAATGAACATCTTCATCGATACCGAACGATTGCGGGATTTAAACAGCGGCCTGGGGCAATTCTGTCTGCGGCTGGGGCAGGAACTGGTCCGGCAAAAACCGCCATCGGCCCGGCTTACGTTCCTGGTTCCGAAAGGACAGGAGGGCGTTTTTGGTTCGAACGTCCAGTATCAAACGGCCGTCTGGTGGCGGAGATGGTACAATCCGGGTAAGCACGACCTCTGTCACCTCACCCACCAGGACTCCCGGTTCTGGCCCGTGTCCCGGCAAACCCGAACGGTCTTAACGATTCACGACCTGAATTTTCTGGAACGGCCGGATTACGATGACGCCAAAAAGAACCGCCGCCTGACGGTTGTACAACGCGCGGTCGAACGGGCCTCGGCCCTCACCACCATTTCGGAATACACAGCCTCCGTGGTCCGCCAGCACTTGACCCTGCCGCCGGTTCCGCTGACGGTTATTTACAACGGTAATTCGCTCCGTCACGACGCTACCCAGCCGCTCGCGATTCCGGGTCCGTTTTTCCTATTCGTCGGCGTCATCCATCCCAAAAAAAACCTGCACACGTTGCTGCCACTGCTGGAAGCCTTCCCGGAATGGAGGCTGGTCCTGGCCGGTCCTGATGCCCATCCCTACGCGGCCCACCTGCGTGAACAGGCACAACGGCTGGAAATTGGCGACCGGCTGGTGATGCCCGGCGCGGTGACGGAGGCCGCCAAAAACTGGCTGTACCAGCACTGCGACGGCTTTCTGTTTCCGTCGCTGTCCGAGGGATTTGGGTTGCCAGTGGTTGAGGCCATGAGTTGTGGCAAACCGGTTTTTCTGTCGCGCCTGACAAGCCTGCCCGAAATTGGTGGGAAAGAAGCGTATTATTTTGAATCGTATGAATCGGAGGAGATGGCCGAAACCGTGTTTGCGGGCCTCAACGACTTCCGGGCCAATCCGTTCCGGGCCGATCGGCTCCGCCAGCAGGCGGCCCGCTTCAGTTGGGAACGGGCTGCTCAACAATATTGGCAGTTGTATACTGATTTGTTGTAAACGGGTTACGGTATTGGATTTACTTTGGCTACCTTTGCGGCTTATTGAACCATTTTGAAGAGTATGCTTCGAACGCACACCTGCGGAGAAATCCGCATCGAACACGTTACTACCCAAGTTATTCTCTGCGGCTGGGTGCAACGCATCCGCGACAAAGGCGGTTTGATCTGGATTGACCTCCGCGACCGCTACGGCCTGACCCAACTGCTGCTCGAAGAAGGCCAAACCGATCCGGCTATCCTTGAGACCGCCCGGTCGCTGGGCCGTGAGTTTGTGGTAAAAGCCTCCGGCGAAGTGATCGAGCGTAAATCCAAAAACCCCAACCTGCCTACGGGTGATATCGAAGTCCGTCTGGAAGCGCTGGAAGTTCTGAATCCGGCCAAGCTACCGCCCTTCCTGATCGAAGACGAAACCGACGGGGGCGACGACCTGCGGATGAAATACCGGTACCTGGACCTGCGCCGGAATCCCGTTCGGAGAAACCTCGAACTGCGTCACAAAATGGCGCAGCAGACGCGGATTTACATGGACGGCCAGGACTTTATTGAAGTCGAAACGCCGGTTCTGATCAAATCGACGCCGGAAGGCGCCCGCGATTTTGTGGTACCGAGCCGCATGAACCCGGGTGAGTTCTACGCCCTGCCTCAGTCACCCCAGACGTTCAAGCAACTGCTGATGGTATCGGGTTTCGACCGGTATTACCAGATCGTCAAGTGTTTCCGGGACGAAGACCTGCGCGCCGACCGCCAGCCGGAGTTTACGCAGATCGACTGTGAAATGTCGTTTATCACGCAGGAAGATATTCTGCAAATGTTCGAAGGGCTGGTGCGGCATCTGTTCAAAACCGTGAAAGGCATCGACCTGGTCCAGGTGCCCCGCATGACCTACGCTGACGCCATGCGACTGTACGGTTCCGACAAACCCGATACGCGCTTCGGGATGGAGTTCGTCGAGCTGAAGGGAGCCTTCGACACCGTCGATCTGACGTCGGGCAAGAACTTCGTCGTGTTTGATTCGGCGGAACTGGTCATTGGCATCAACGCCAAAGGCTGCGCTGAATACACCCGCAAGCAGGTTGATGAATTAACTGACTACATCAAACGTCCGCAGATTGGCGCGAAAGGGCTGATTTACGTGCGCTACAACGCCGATGGAACCATCAAATCATCGGTTGATAAATTTTACACGGAAGACGATCTGAAACAATGGGTTGCCCAGTTTCAGGCCGAGCCGGGCGACCTGCTGCTCATCATGGCGGGCGATGCGGCTAAAGTTCGGAAACAACTGAACGAATTGCGGCTGGAAATGGGTACCCGGCTGGGCCTGCGCGATCCGAACCAGTTTAGCGCCCTGTGGGTGCTGGATTTCCCGCTGCTCGAGTGGGGCGACGAAGAAAACCGCTGGTTTGCGATGCACCACCCGTTTACCTCGCCCAAACCGGAAGATATTCCGCTGTTGGAAACCAACCCCGGTCACGTGCGGGCCAACGCCTACGACATGGTGATCAACGGAACGGAAGTCGGCGGGGGTTCCATCCGGATTTTCCAGCGGGACTTACAGTCTAAAATGTTTGATTTTCTGGGCTTTACGCCCGAAGAAGCCAAGGCGCAGTTCGGTTTCCTGCTGGACGCGTTCGAGTACGGAGCTCCTCCCCACGGCGGTATCGCGTTCGGTTTCGACCGGTTGTGCTCCATCTTCGGGGGCGCCGATTCGATCCGCGATTTCATTGCCTTCCCGAAAAACAACTCGGGCCGCGACGTGATGATCGATTCGCCCGCTACAATCTCGCCGGCGCAACTGAATGAGTTGCAGATTGCCGTAGCGAAGAAGTAACAAAAAAGGGCCGACATTGTCGGCCCTTTTTTGTTAAAACAGTTTTTCGTTCGGCGGTTTGACGCCTTTCATCCGGATATACACGGTCGTTTGGCCCCGGTGGTGCGTCTGGTGTTCAAACGCTTTGGCCAGCATCGTTTCGCGGGACATTTCGCGCGGCCCCATTTTCACGTTTTCGGCCAGTTGCGCATCGCTTAAGCCTTTGACCCCGTCGATCACAAAGTCATAACTGTCCATCACGGCTTTCGTCAGACCGGCTTTGGTCTTGAACTCTTCCATGGTTTCCATTTTCTTGCCCTGCATCGGATTGAACTTTCCGGTAGCGCCCGACGCAAAGTTGTAGTTTGCGTTGGCCAGGTGCAGCATCTGCTCGGCAAAACTCCGTACTTCGGGGGTCGGCTTGAAACCGATGCCGTCTTCCGGCATCGCATCCAGGTATTCTTTCGTATAC
This Larkinella insperata DNA region includes the following protein-coding sequences:
- a CDS encoding polysaccharide deacetylase family protein; this translates as MFHKIDPELQDALTVSAPQFEQQLQWLQDHNYQTITLEHFATSLHQRKSLPDRSVLITFDDAYLNNLTHALPILQRFGMSAVLFVPTAFVGRCNEWDGCTDPLMSIDQLRQLLPTFELALHSHRHLNYKHQTAAVIQADLTENIAAFDALHLPYTRAFAYPYGGRPKDAATKQAMQQAMEQLRIEMAFRIGNRLNRLPTSNRFELQRLDIRGTDSMAQFARKVRFGKLL
- a CDS encoding glycosyltransferase family 4 protein, with protein sequence MNIFIDTERLRDLNSGLGQFCLRLGQELVRQKPPSARLTFLVPKGQEGVFGSNVQYQTAVWWRRWYNPGKHDLCHLTHQDSRFWPVSRQTRTVLTIHDLNFLERPDYDDAKKNRRLTVVQRAVERASALTTISEYTASVVRQHLTLPPVPLTVIYNGNSLRHDATQPLAIPGPFFLFVGVIHPKKNLHTLLPLLEAFPEWRLVLAGPDAHPYAAHLREQAQRLEIGDRLVMPGAVTEAAKNWLYQHCDGFLFPSLSEGFGLPVVEAMSCGKPVFLSRLTSLPEIGGKEAYYFESYESEEMAETVFAGLNDFRANPFRADRLRQQAARFSWERAAQQYWQLYTDLL
- a CDS encoding DinB family protein; its protein translation is MLWVTFSGFSTKLATVSQITAEWQRAKEYTKEYLDAMPEDGIGFKPTPEVRSFAEQMLHLANANYNFASGATGKFNPMQGKKMETMEEFKTKAGLTKAVMDSYDFVIDGVKGLSDAQLAENVKMGPREMSRETMLAKAFEHQTHHRGQTTVYIRMKGVKPPNEKLF
- the aspS gene encoding aspartate--tRNA ligase, with the translated sequence MLRTHTCGEIRIEHVTTQVILCGWVQRIRDKGGLIWIDLRDRYGLTQLLLEEGQTDPAILETARSLGREFVVKASGEVIERKSKNPNLPTGDIEVRLEALEVLNPAKLPPFLIEDETDGGDDLRMKYRYLDLRRNPVRRNLELRHKMAQQTRIYMDGQDFIEVETPVLIKSTPEGARDFVVPSRMNPGEFYALPQSPQTFKQLLMVSGFDRYYQIVKCFRDEDLRADRQPEFTQIDCEMSFITQEDILQMFEGLVRHLFKTVKGIDLVQVPRMTYADAMRLYGSDKPDTRFGMEFVELKGAFDTVDLTSGKNFVVFDSAELVIGINAKGCAEYTRKQVDELTDYIKRPQIGAKGLIYVRYNADGTIKSSVDKFYTEDDLKQWVAQFQAEPGDLLLIMAGDAAKVRKQLNELRLEMGTRLGLRDPNQFSALWVLDFPLLEWGDEENRWFAMHHPFTSPKPEDIPLLETNPGHVRANAYDMVINGTEVGGGSIRIFQRDLQSKMFDFLGFTPEEAKAQFGFLLDAFEYGAPPHGGIAFGFDRLCSIFGGADSIRDFIAFPKNNSGRDVMIDSPATISPAQLNELQIAVAKK